The sequence below is a genomic window from Chaetodon auriga isolate fChaAug3 chromosome 8, fChaAug3.hap1, whole genome shotgun sequence.
TGGTACTTAGCAGCTGATTGGAAGTACGGGGGAATTTCAGGTGGGTAACATTTTCAAATCTTTCATATCAACCATAAGGGTCATTCAGTGACACAGTAAGACAGAGTAAAGCTGTAGCTACAAACATCTCAcacatacaaaatacaaaatgctcGAACAACAGGTCTACGATATTCAGCTCCAACTAAAAGCTACATGGACTGGAGGTACGAACTGGACAGCAGTTAGTTCAGTCTGACTACATAGTGTTGAACACACACTAAACAACCAAGATCCTTGTAGCTAAACAGGACGATATATACTAAATGACTACTGTATAtaaccataaaaacaaaacacgtcCACAGTGATTGTGTCTGTTCACACAAGACCAAAGCTGCTACAGGTTAGTCTGACCTCAAGTCAGCTGCTACACACAAAGGTTAGTTTCAGTCTCCATCGCAGCCTCCACAAAGGCACGGAGACCTCGTTGAGCACCACGGGACCAAGAGCGCTTCAATCCCCGCTGAGGCCGTCGCACCTGCCAGAATCTGAGACTCCAACTGCAGCGGGACGCAATTTCACACAGCGCACCTCTAATGTCAGCTGAAGGAGGACACTGGATGGAGGTTAAACTAAGCTTCAGGCGAGAGCGCAGCTGTTTATCAGTTCGCCTCTGTACACAAGCCACTTCACTGCTCCTCGTCTCCGCAGTGCCACGTCAGCTTCTGCTCGTAGAAGTCGATGACCATCTGGGGACACCTGGCGCTGGCCTCGCGGGCCGGCAGCAGGGCCACATCGTCGGAGTTCTTCCTGTGGGGAAACACACGGGAGAAGGAAACCATTTAGGTGGAGGCCTCCTATTTTTAATGAATAACAATAATAGCTCATTAGACTGAATGCTGTTTATATTATGAGGAAGGACTCAGGACCCTCCATTAATGATAAATGCCAAATGTTTGGttcataaaaacaagctttctATCAAACATTCTCAGTCCTtttcagagccacagaagacagcagctgtttccacagGCTGAGGAGTGTCTCGAACAAGCTGACTTTTATGTGTAAAACCGCTGAAGTTCCCCTTTAAATTTCCTGTGGCCAGAGAGGCTCTCCATAAATCAGTTACTAATCTGAGGAATGTTTTGTCAATGTCAGTGTCTTCAAACTTTGTCTCCTTAGTAAATGATACATTCACATTACATGGTCGGTAAATGACACCGTATAGACTGTAATGACGCTGCACACCTATAGCAACAAGATGGAACGCCCTCGTAAACCCGACACTAAACGCTCCACCGTCTTCGCTGTAGGATGAACATGTAGGTTGTGGCTTTAAGCGTGAACAACTTTACCGTCATACAAACATTTACCCAACCCCTGGCATTCATTCAAGGACAGAGAAAAGGGGAAGCGGTAGAGTTACCATTTGACGAGGAACATGagctctccctgtctgtctgtggagccGATGATGCATTCAGGCTCGAGGTAAGTGCTGAGGTTAGTGGGGGTGTCCGACTGCTCATTTGGCTCGCCGACGTCGCTGTTGCTCTGCACAGTGCGAGCCAGCTGCTGAGACTGCATACAGGACTGCACGGAGAAGGACGAACgtgcagcagtgagagagaaacacaaagacaagatcTGCAGTAGGAGACAGGCTGGATGTGGCTTTTCCTTCGACTGTACATGCCCGttgtgggaaaaaaagggaaaatttaTGTGCTTTTTAACTGCTTTCACTTTCGGGGGCATTGCGAAACTAACCACCTTCACACACCATTTAGTTTCATATTCAGTCTTAAAATTCTCAGAAAAAGCAGGAACAGAATCCGCACACATGGTCAGATGATCTTACTCGACTCCAGTGCAGCTTCTTTTTACTTTAGGAGGAAAAGTTTGCTGAAATTTTCTGAGGGTAGAAACCTAAAGCAACAAATGCACTTCATGAAGAGGATTCTAATAACACGTTGATTCAGGTGAGGAAGTTCTGCGAATAACATGGAAACATTCCTCGCATACTCACAATTTCCGTCTCTTGCTCCGTCATTTCTTCTTTAGGGATGAACTCTTGTTCACGTTGCTCTTCGTCAATCTCCTCTGAGAAGTGGGTGTTTCTCAGGAACTCTTCGATGAGCTCAGGACAGTCCAGATTGTCCTCAGGTTCCCATGTGTTTTCTGCACTGTAAATACACCAGAAAGgagcatttaaaaacatgcGGAACCACAAAAAACATTACACAACAGAAGAGTAAGCAAACTGATTGCAACTGATTCTGCAACATCTCACTCAGTGAAGCCTTTCCACTTCAGGAAGTACTCCACTCTTCCATTAAAGATCCTGCGGCGAATGATTTTTTCCACCACAAACTCCTGGACAACTGTAGTCTCCTCAGTCTTCCTTTGCTTGGCAGTCTGCTTCTTTCTCATCCTGCCATGAATGAGAAGCAAATAAATGACAAGCAGCCTGTGGCACTGACGGCTCATTCAGgagcacatgaaaacacacaacaacggTCTGCTTTTTCTGTTCAACTCCACGGTGacacaaacactttcatctCCCTGTTGCTGTGACATTTGCAGAACAACATGGCAGTGGCGGCCACTCTGCTGTGCCCTTCAGACAATGATCCGCACACTTATGACAGCGCTCCACCTGCTGTTTCTTTCGGAAGCACAACACACTACTCTCTGAGCCCCGAACGCAACACGTTACTGTCCACGCACGTGTTtagttcattcagacagtttAGATAAGAGAATACTGTGCAAGCAGCGGCGTGAAAACATGAGAGGAAACGTGCCTGCGTGATGCACAAGAACAATATGCACGTACGCTTTCGGTGTTTACTTAATCTCGGCGGACAGCCTGCTGcggtgctgctctgctctgttcgGAGCCTGTCGCTGGAAACTACATGCACACAGCGCCGTCGATGCCGCTTTGTGCGCAAACGGGTCGCTCGGCGTGTTTACATGCGCCGAACAACTTTTCATGAATGAGTTAAAATTAAAGATGGCCGTGGCTGCTCGGAGGAAGTGGTTGCCAAGGGAAAAGGTCATGCCAGGAAAGACGGGAGGAGACGACGGGGACGCGCACACCgccgaccaatcagagagcagtcCGCTCGCCCGTCACCCCCTCCCCCCGTCCAGTGGTCCGGAACAACCCTGCCACCCATGGGCGTCAGCTGTGTATGGCAGGAGACTGTGTGAACTGGCGTGTCTCACTGGGATTACAGGCTGGTTCCAAATGGATGATTCTCTGATCCTGTACGTTCACTGCCGGTGGAAGCGAATGCGCAGCCAGATATTTATTTGAAAGCTGCATacaatacaaatataaaatgtcatcatagTGTAACTCACGTAGGTCCAAAAACAATTTACGAGACTTATAAGATATCTGCATTTCGAACTATCATCAGGTTTCTAGTTGTCATTTATATTATGtaaaactactactactactactactactaataataataataata
It includes:
- the cbx3b gene encoding chromobox protein homolog 3b, which gives rise to MRKKQTAKQRKTEETTVVQEFVVEKIIRRRIFNGRVEYFLKWKGFTDAENTWEPEDNLDCPELIEEFLRNTHFSEEIDEEQREQEFIPKEEMTEQETEISCMQSQQLARTVQSNSDVGEPNEQSDTPTNLSTYLEPECIIGSTDRQGELMFLVKWKNSDDVALLPAREASARCPQMVIDFYEQKLTWHCGDEEQ